From one Actinopolyspora saharensis genomic stretch:
- a CDS encoding carboxypeptidase regulatory-like domain-containing protein, which produces MSEEQPKQLARKLVSTLWFPMFFIVGFMVCYLLPFHAPQPRDMPVAVVGEQSAERLDTALNRSVPDGFDVTAVPDVQAAKQSIDDREATAAYDPANGELFYASANGKASVQMLRQVFTPVAQQSGQQLTTTDIVPTAPGDVMGTGLFYCLMAINIPPYIAVMMLLRAELTTRQKLGSLVGVGLLGTLIVYGAALSLDVIYNDPLLLLVGFLLTQAVAWTTFGLIPFVKQFVPGVAVGLFVLLSLPSSSGAIPKDLVPGFFQSLHLVMPLGQAVHAMRGILYFEGTGALGAILGLCAWVLLGVALVVFNQLLVRRRSRSGAAAGSTADTAGGYEHVDDSDVVVDPAVEPPEPVRHRTLAGSVTDASGAAVPGASVTVTDGRGVQLARMLTSPDGSYKVEELPEEPVTVVASASGLQPAVDRLAARSGRVERCDFLLDPEEGSRSVRPNRVDVSMAGRG; this is translated from the coding sequence GTGTCCGAAGAGCAGCCGAAGCAGTTGGCTCGAAAGCTCGTCTCGACTCTGTGGTTCCCGATGTTCTTCATCGTCGGGTTCATGGTCTGCTACCTGCTGCCGTTCCACGCCCCCCAGCCGCGGGATATGCCAGTGGCCGTGGTCGGTGAGCAGAGCGCGGAGCGGCTGGACACCGCGCTGAACAGGTCCGTGCCCGACGGCTTCGACGTGACGGCGGTTCCGGACGTGCAGGCGGCGAAGCAGTCGATCGACGACAGGGAGGCGACCGCCGCCTACGACCCGGCCAACGGCGAGCTGTTCTACGCCTCGGCCAACGGCAAGGCGAGCGTGCAGATGCTGCGCCAGGTCTTCACCCCGGTCGCGCAGCAGTCCGGTCAACAGCTGACCACCACCGACATCGTGCCCACCGCTCCCGGTGACGTCATGGGGACCGGCCTGTTCTACTGCCTGATGGCGATAAACATCCCGCCTTACATAGCGGTGATGATGCTGCTGCGGGCGGAGTTGACCACCAGGCAGAAGCTGGGCTCACTGGTCGGCGTCGGCCTGCTGGGGACGCTGATCGTCTACGGGGCGGCCCTGTCGCTGGATGTCATCTACAACGATCCGCTCCTCCTGCTGGTCGGCTTCCTGCTCACCCAGGCCGTGGCCTGGACGACGTTCGGCCTGATCCCGTTCGTCAAGCAGTTCGTCCCCGGTGTGGCCGTGGGGCTGTTCGTCCTGCTGAGCCTGCCCTCCAGCAGCGGGGCGATCCCGAAGGATCTGGTCCCCGGCTTCTTCCAGTCGTTGCACCTGGTCATGCCGCTCGGGCAGGCCGTGCACGCGATGCGCGGAATCCTCTACTTCGAGGGGACCGGAGCGCTCGGCGCCATTCTCGGGCTGTGTGCCTGGGTGCTGCTCGGCGTGGCGCTGGTGGTGTTCAACCAGCTGCTCGTGCGACGCAGGTCGCGGTCCGGTGCGGCCGCGGGGTCCACTGCGGACACCGCTGGCGGTTACGAGCACGTGGACGACAGCGATGTGGTCGTCGACCCCGCGGTGGAGCCTCCGGAACCGGTGCGGCACCGGACGCTGGCCGGGTCGGTCACCGACGCCTCCGGAGCAGCCGTGCCGGGGGCGAGCGTGACCGTCACGGACGGGCGCGGGGTGCAGCTGGCGCGGATGCTGACCTCGCCCGACGGGAGCTACAAGGTGGAGGAGCTGCCGGAGGAGCCGGTCACGGTGGTCGCCTCGGCCTCGGGACTGCAGCCCGCCGTCGACCGGTTGGCCGCCCGCTCCGGCCGGGTGGAGCGCTGCGACTTCCTGCTCGATCCCGAGGAGGGCAGCCGCAGCGTGCGGCCGAACCGGGTGGACGTGTCGATGGCGGGCCGGGGCTGA
- a CDS encoding IucA/IucC family protein, translated as MSGPSAVRAGSGTLSSREAAVLAELRRRDAELAHRWSRALPTARAETARGFLAALLREDAPGVRGRVTTFRWPPRPGEAHDLPEELLGRFADGAGTLAIVRLSGGRSVAALREEGPGFGLGRVSVPVLVGRDGEFDSLERAERLIEVLREADPSAGWDRMREELADSACNLALSRVLVQRRRRALPRAAHSGGANPPGAQAAGRPGSDVALDLDMLTGEGHSTHPCGKVRRGFSVADSLAYTPEGGAHVEIELVALGRKLACSTGDARRRSVGELLGEHFPRLLACAVRELHELGRTPEEYVLVPVHPWQRRNVLAREYAGELAAGELVPLAGPRLPCRPTLSVRTLVTALPGRHGRRLTIKTSLDVLLTSTRRTISPETTRDAPGTSALLRELLDGDPVSAGRVGTISDLAGIAFAPPEGTASGPARLRGLSALLREDPADQLGAAEHLVPVSALRALSPAAEGTLLAELVDELAARTGTSALAAGERFLRSYGELLFSATLPLLSRHGVALEAHMQNTLLVVRGGEPVRLLLRDFAGMRVHRDRTRAAGWDSAARHARATVVEHVEQLHAKLGHSALQVNLAEVVRSLGEAPGIARSRSWEVVRSVLVETAERVAATGGGEHARSDLAALLAPTLPQKALATMRLLSTAEDVHRGQPNPLHRTGT; from the coding sequence GTGAGCGGCCCCTCCGCGGTGCGCGCGGGCAGCGGCACGCTGAGCTCCCGCGAGGCGGCCGTGCTGGCGGAGCTGCGTCGGCGGGACGCGGAGCTGGCGCACCGCTGGTCGCGGGCCCTGCCGACGGCCCGCGCGGAGACTGCGCGCGGTTTCCTCGCTGCGCTGCTGCGGGAGGACGCACCGGGGGTGCGCGGACGTGTGACCACTTTCCGGTGGCCTCCGCGGCCGGGTGAGGCGCACGACTTGCCGGAGGAGCTGCTGGGGAGGTTCGCCGACGGTGCCGGAACTCTGGCGATCGTGCGGCTCTCGGGGGGCCGTTCCGTGGCGGCGCTGCGGGAGGAGGGGCCCGGATTCGGGCTCGGCCGGGTGTCGGTTCCGGTGCTGGTGGGCCGGGACGGCGAATTCGACTCGCTGGAGCGCGCCGAACGGCTGATCGAGGTGCTGCGGGAAGCCGATCCGAGCGCGGGCTGGGACCGGATGCGGGAGGAGCTCGCGGACTCGGCGTGCAACCTGGCGCTGTCCAGGGTGCTGGTGCAACGGCGGAGGCGTGCGCTGCCCCGGGCCGCGCACTCGGGCGGAGCGAACCCGCCGGGCGCGCAGGCCGCGGGACGCCCGGGCAGCGACGTAGCCCTGGACCTGGACATGCTGACCGGGGAGGGGCACAGCACCCACCCCTGCGGCAAGGTGCGCCGCGGCTTCTCCGTCGCGGACTCGCTGGCCTACACCCCGGAGGGCGGTGCGCACGTCGAGATCGAGCTGGTTGCCCTCGGCCGGAAGCTCGCGTGCTCGACCGGGGACGCGCGTCGACGCTCGGTCGGTGAGCTGCTCGGGGAGCACTTCCCCCGATTGCTGGCGTGCGCGGTGCGGGAACTGCACGAGCTGGGCAGGACTCCGGAGGAGTACGTCCTCGTCCCGGTTCACCCGTGGCAGCGGCGCAACGTGCTCGCGCGGGAGTACGCGGGCGAGCTCGCCGCGGGGGAACTGGTTCCGCTCGCAGGGCCCCGGCTGCCCTGCAGACCCACCCTGTCGGTGCGCACCCTGGTCACCGCTCTGCCCGGCAGGCACGGGAGACGGCTGACGATCAAGACCTCGCTGGACGTGCTGCTGACATCCACCCGGCGCACGATCTCGCCGGAGACCACGCGGGACGCCCCGGGCACGAGCGCGCTGCTGCGGGAACTGCTGGACGGCGATCCGGTCTCGGCGGGCAGGGTGGGCACGATCTCCGATCTGGCCGGGATCGCGTTCGCCCCTCCGGAGGGAACCGCGAGCGGACCGGCTCGCCTGCGCGGACTCTCCGCCCTGCTGCGGGAGGACCCGGCCGACCAGCTGGGTGCGGCCGAGCACCTCGTTCCGGTCTCGGCGCTGCGGGCGCTGTCACCGGCTGCCGAGGGGACCCTGCTGGCCGAGCTGGTCGACGAGCTGGCCGCGCGCACGGGCACGAGCGCGCTCGCGGCCGGTGAGCGCTTCCTGCGCAGCTACGGAGAACTGCTGTTCTCGGCGACCCTGCCGCTGCTCTCGCGCCACGGAGTGGCGCTGGAGGCGCACATGCAGAACACCCTGCTGGTCGTGCGCGGTGGTGAACCCGTCCGCTTGTTGCTGCGGGACTTCGCCGGGATGCGGGTGCACCGCGATCGGACGCGCGCGGCCGGGTGGGACAGCGCGGCGCGCCACGCACGAGCGACGGTGGTGGAGCACGTGGAGCAGCTGCACGCCAAGCTGGGCCACTCCGCGCTGCAGGTCAACCTGGCCGAGGTGGTCCGCTCACTGGGCGAGGCCCCCGGGATCGCCCGGTCGCGGTCGTGGGAGGTGGTGCGCTCGGTGCTGGTCGAAACGGCCGAGCGGGTGGCGGCCACCGGCGGCGGGGAGCACGCGCGGTCCGACCTCGCGGCCCTGCTCGCGCCGACGCTTCCGCAGAAGGCCCTGGCCACCATGCGGCTGCTTTCCACCGCGGAGGACGTCCACCGGGGTCAGCCCAACCCGCTGCACCGGACCGGGACGTGA
- a CDS encoding IucA/IucC family protein, whose protein sequence is MDSDHVVPAASTPGDVAGTGDCGDRRASARWTVLSRLVSALVREGWIDPAEAARRGVVLPTGIVTETGRRELRAPVSAPSWDGGARGDPHDPVEFLDVLRRAGLLEGDPDAWLRLRADVADSASGLARARRACEGRAGRVRAVAGERSNVRTRPFTELVRALRIAEGADDPLLTAFEQWVVDGHPLQPVAKIKTGMSPGDARRYAPEFGAEFDLRLVAVPRRLVSGATATGERDPAEALRAELRRTVPATADSAESELVRRGLAPGEHALIPVHPHQLRHALPRLHGAALSSGAVTVLSATAPARPLMSTRTLDVRERGERAGVHVKTALEVRLTGAVRGVSAEAVHNGPRISGLLGELAAADPALAPPDRLGGSGFAVCRELVGMRHDPRLFGESAAESPERSRARNRSLGAILREDPAESTNPGEVALPVAALSARSPLTGHPLLHDVLTERRAVDGAGGGGRPSRCEVARRWLGAHLDLGLSPLLTLLVRYGIALEPHPQNTVLVLRSGRPRSWLVRDLGGARVLGERLRRSGRRPRLLEGTGVCCHDPEALRNKLFFPLFVNHLGELVAALAAAAGCPERVLWRVVAERVRSCFAGLVAAAGSPEEAAAARADAAALLHEPWPLKTMLTMRLSGLVTEQRYVPAPNPLARS, encoded by the coding sequence GTGGACAGCGATCACGTGGTTCCGGCCGCGAGCACTCCCGGAGACGTCGCGGGGACGGGGGACTGCGGTGACCGGCGTGCTTCGGCCCGGTGGACCGTCCTGTCCAGGTTGGTCTCGGCGCTGGTGCGCGAGGGGTGGATCGACCCGGCCGAGGCCGCCCGTCGCGGGGTGGTCCTGCCCACCGGGATCGTCACCGAGACGGGCAGGCGGGAGCTGCGCGCGCCGGTCTCCGCGCCCTCCTGGGACGGCGGTGCGCGGGGTGACCCGCACGATCCCGTGGAATTCCTCGACGTGCTCCGGCGGGCCGGGCTGTTGGAGGGGGATCCGGACGCCTGGCTGCGCCTGCGCGCCGATGTGGCCGACAGCGCCTCCGGACTCGCGCGCGCCCGGCGCGCGTGCGAGGGACGTGCCGGAAGGGTGCGGGCGGTGGCCGGGGAGCGTTCGAACGTGCGGACCCGGCCGTTCACCGAGCTGGTGCGCGCCCTGCGCATCGCGGAGGGGGCGGACGATCCGCTGCTGACCGCTTTCGAGCAGTGGGTGGTGGACGGGCACCCGCTGCAGCCGGTAGCCAAGATCAAAACCGGGATGTCGCCGGGGGACGCCCGGCGCTACGCCCCCGAGTTCGGGGCCGAGTTCGACCTGCGGCTGGTCGCGGTTCCCCGGCGACTGGTGTCCGGGGCCACCGCGACGGGTGAGCGAGATCCGGCGGAAGCCCTCCGCGCCGAACTGCGTCGAACCGTTCCGGCCACCGCCGACTCGGCGGAGTCCGAGCTGGTGCGCAGGGGGCTCGCCCCCGGTGAGCACGCGCTGATCCCCGTGCACCCGCACCAGCTGCGGCACGCGCTGCCCCGGCTGCACGGCGCCGCGCTCAGCAGCGGAGCCGTCACGGTGCTCTCCGCCACCGCTCCGGCGCGTCCGCTGATGTCGACCCGCACGCTCGACGTGCGCGAGCGCGGCGAGCGCGCCGGGGTGCACGTCAAGACCGCGCTCGAGGTGCGGCTGACCGGAGCGGTGCGGGGAGTGTCCGCCGAGGCGGTGCACAACGGTCCACGGATCTCGGGGCTGCTGGGCGAGCTGGCCGCCGCGGATCCCGCGCTCGCACCTCCGGACCGGCTGGGCGGCTCTGGTTTCGCCGTCTGCCGGGAGCTCGTCGGGATGCGCCACGATCCGCGGCTGTTCGGCGAGTCGGCCGCGGAGTCGCCGGAGCGGTCCAGGGCGCGGAACCGCTCCCTCGGGGCGATCCTGCGCGAGGACCCCGCGGAGTCGACGAACCCGGGGGAGGTCGCCCTGCCGGTGGCCGCCCTGTCGGCGCGCTCCCCGCTGACCGGACACCCCCTGCTCCACGACGTGCTGACCGAGCGGCGGGCCGTGGACGGCGCGGGCGGTGGCGGTCGGCCGTCCCGGTGCGAAGTGGCCCGCCGCTGGCTGGGCGCGCACCTGGACCTGGGGCTGTCCCCGCTGCTCACCCTGCTGGTGCGCTACGGGATCGCGCTGGAACCGCATCCGCAGAACACCGTGCTGGTCCTGCGCTCCGGGCGACCGAGGTCGTGGCTCGTGCGCGATCTGGGCGGGGCCCGCGTGCTCGGGGAGCGGTTGCGGCGCTCGGGGCGCCGCCCGCGGCTGCTGGAGGGGACGGGGGTGTGCTGCCACGATCCGGAAGCGCTGCGGAACAAGCTGTTCTTCCCGCTGTTCGTCAACCACCTGGGGGAGCTGGTGGCCGCGCTGGCTGCGGCGGCGGGGTGCCCGGAGCGGGTGTTGTGGCGGGTGGTCGCCGAGCGGGTGCGGAGCTGCTTCGCCGGGTTGGTCGCGGCGGCGGGCTCCCCGGAGGAGGCGGCCGCCGCCCGCGCCGACGCCGCCGCGCTGCTGCACGAGCCGTGGCCGTTGAAGACCATGCTGACGATGCGCCTGTCCGGGCTGGTGACCGAGCAGCGCTACGTCCCGGCCCCCAACCCGCTGGCCCGCTCGTGA
- a CDS encoding formate/nitrite transporter family protein, which yields MASGDQDDEQLGTDSKGRHAPLREDEVERAFDAIVARGRPRLFRTVAELLASGVIAGVEISLGVLAFLAVEQATGSELLAGLAFGVGFIALLLGNSELFTEGFLVPIAVVLAKEAGWWRLLRFWAITLAGNLFGGWLSMWMVVVAFPELGSVAVETGRTFAESGYTLRTFLLAVLAGSVMTLLTRMRIGTSDDVARVLASLTTAFLMAGLSMYHSVLDTLFLFGGIHAGAGYGYGTWAVFFGWTVLGNAVGGIGLTSFLRLVRSHERLNEWRRAAPASRRP from the coding sequence ATGGCTAGCGGAGATCAGGACGACGAGCAGCTGGGGACCGACAGCAAGGGCAGGCACGCTCCGCTGCGCGAGGACGAGGTGGAGCGGGCCTTCGACGCGATAGTGGCCCGTGGTCGCCCGCGACTCTTCCGGACGGTCGCCGAGCTGCTGGCCAGCGGCGTCATAGCCGGGGTGGAGATATCGCTGGGGGTGCTGGCCTTCCTGGCCGTCGAGCAGGCCACCGGAAGCGAGCTGCTGGCGGGGTTGGCCTTCGGGGTGGGCTTCATAGCTCTGCTGCTGGGCAACAGCGAGCTGTTCACCGAGGGGTTCCTGGTTCCGATCGCCGTGGTGCTGGCCAAGGAGGCGGGCTGGTGGCGGTTGCTGCGGTTCTGGGCGATCACGCTGGCTGGCAACCTGTTCGGGGGATGGCTGAGCATGTGGATGGTGGTGGTCGCCTTCCCGGAACTGGGTTCGGTGGCCGTGGAGACCGGGCGCACCTTCGCCGAGTCCGGTTACACCCTGCGCACCTTCCTGCTCGCCGTGCTGGCCGGAAGCGTCATGACCCTGCTGACCAGGATGCGCATCGGCACCTCCGACGACGTGGCACGGGTGCTCGCCTCGTTGACCACGGCTTTTCTGATGGCGGGGCTGAGCATGTACCACTCGGTGCTGGACACCCTGTTCCTGTTCGGCGGCATCCACGCGGGAGCGGGCTACGGCTACGGGACCTGGGCGGTGTTCTTCGGCTGGACCGTCCTGGGCAACGCCGTGGGCGGCATAGGGCTGACGAGCTTCCTGCGCCTGGTGCGCAGCCACGAGCGGCTCAACGAGTGGCGACGGGCGGCCCCGGCGAGCAGGCGCCCCTGA
- a CDS encoding helix-turn-helix transcriptional regulator: MSDGNTGRAGPSPRLHGRESTVDGLRERISRASGGNGSVVVLTGPRGSGKTTLLEWVGRDAGFTTVDLRGTRAERGIPLSALDRMRPSDGPALEAVHPSEEDEFACCTALLRELAARCRRGPVLLRVDDAGSVDPASLRVLGMLGRRVHRLALLLVFAVETDPLGRESEVDPLEGFDRIDLEPLDEWAGARLLRERARCSPAPEVVEDALVRCGGNPLVLSEVAESLTAERAAGLAPPRLPPDGRLLTEAESVLRGLTPPARRLALLLMVGERLSVDTVHRAAPEDSAVPGAWSELFRAGLIHLSESTACFSQDLVRIGLLDRVCPAESRQAHLRLAEVLEREGDRARAVRHRCAAGEDFGGRLLAELAGAAESASRARDYCLASELHELAATHCSAGADRGDRLLAAGREAWAGGDTRRARALSRSAGPLVREVRARAAGELLRGGLELCDGDPATAGRSLATAAEALLGTDRRAAFRALMLAGEASCLTGDYRGYYALAHRAERLRCREETAEVTLMLEHFEGMSATFRGGHAAAVPPLRRVVRLAGDAADPMSIIWGSQAAFTLGLLETSRELAGRARDFARRDGSTAQEPWARVYGCLSALSLDRYAEAESTALEGLRLARGFGQRNLAVDHLVLLVLVAALRGDLETVRVRLDRAFAEEMSGRGLGRPDAFGSWGAACAELADGRPAEASRRLRLMRSGTGGSNPAVGVLAAPHFVEAAVSCGEVGNAERLLTAFDRWVTSTGSTARLALSHRCHALLARRTSEAEERFRTAVELHRGSGNSLELAKTELLYAGRLRRARRPTDARGLLGEAHTIFRRYGAERWADRARAELRAAGHTLPRDDGGAVPELTGQQSRISALVAEGATNREIAERLCISERTVEHHLRNVFVKLGVRSRVELTRTLGS; encoded by the coding sequence ATGTCGGACGGCAACACCGGTCGCGCCGGACCCTCGCCCCGGCTGCACGGCCGCGAGAGCACAGTGGACGGACTGCGGGAGAGGATATCCCGAGCTTCGGGAGGGAACGGTTCCGTCGTGGTGCTGACGGGACCGCGCGGCAGCGGGAAGACGACCCTTCTCGAGTGGGTGGGCCGCGACGCGGGATTCACCACCGTCGACCTGCGCGGGACGCGCGCCGAGCGCGGCATCCCGCTGTCCGCGCTGGACCGGATGCGCCCCTCGGACGGACCGGCCCTGGAAGCGGTTCACCCGTCGGAGGAGGACGAGTTCGCGTGCTGCACCGCGCTGCTGCGGGAGCTGGCCGCCCGCTGTCGCCGCGGTCCCGTGCTCCTCCGCGTGGACGACGCCGGTTCGGTGGACCCGGCCTCGCTGCGGGTGCTGGGGATGCTCGGGCGCAGGGTCCACCGGCTCGCGCTGCTGCTCGTGTTCGCGGTGGAGACCGACCCGCTGGGCCGGGAGTCCGAGGTGGACCCGCTGGAGGGCTTCGACCGGATCGACCTCGAACCGCTGGACGAGTGGGCCGGGGCGCGACTGCTGCGCGAGCGCGCGAGGTGCTCGCCGGCTCCCGAGGTGGTCGAGGACGCGCTCGTTCGTTGCGGCGGGAATCCGCTGGTTCTGTCCGAGGTGGCCGAGTCGCTCACCGCGGAGCGCGCCGCCGGGCTCGCCCCTCCGCGGCTGCCGCCGGACGGGAGGCTGCTCACCGAGGCGGAGAGCGTGCTGCGCGGGCTCACTCCTCCGGCCCGCAGGTTGGCTCTGCTGCTGATGGTCGGGGAACGGTTGAGCGTGGACACCGTGCACCGCGCGGCCCCCGAGGATTCCGCCGTGCCGGGGGCGTGGAGCGAGCTCTTCCGCGCGGGGCTGATTCACCTCTCCGAGTCAACGGCGTGCTTCTCCCAGGACCTCGTGCGCATCGGGCTGCTGGACCGGGTCTGCCCAGCGGAGTCACGGCAGGCGCACCTGCGACTGGCCGAGGTCCTCGAACGGGAGGGGGACCGGGCGCGGGCCGTCCGGCACCGCTGCGCGGCGGGTGAGGACTTCGGAGGGCGACTGCTCGCGGAACTGGCCGGGGCCGCCGAGTCGGCGAGCAGGGCACGGGACTACTGCCTCGCCTCCGAGCTGCACGAGCTGGCCGCGACCCACTGCTCCGCTGGAGCGGACAGGGGAGACCGGCTGCTCGCGGCGGGACGCGAGGCGTGGGCGGGCGGGGACACGCGGCGGGCCCGCGCCCTGTCCCGCAGTGCGGGGCCGCTGGTGCGCGAGGTGCGGGCACGCGCGGCGGGCGAGCTGCTGCGCGGTGGGCTCGAACTCTGCGACGGCGACCCGGCCACGGCGGGCAGGAGCCTGGCCACCGCGGCGGAGGCCCTGCTCGGCACCGACAGGCGAGCGGCGTTCCGGGCCCTGATGCTGGCCGGGGAGGCCAGCTGCCTCACCGGGGATTACCGGGGCTACTACGCGCTGGCCCACCGGGCCGAACGGCTGAGGTGCCGGGAGGAAACGGCGGAGGTCACGCTGATGCTCGAGCACTTCGAGGGCATGTCGGCGACCTTCCGGGGCGGCCACGCGGCCGCCGTGCCCCCGCTGCGGCGGGTGGTGCGGTTGGCGGGGGACGCGGCCGACCCCATGTCGATCATCTGGGGGAGCCAGGCCGCGTTCACGCTCGGTCTGCTGGAGACCTCCCGCGAACTCGCAGGCCGGGCGCGTGACTTCGCGCGTCGGGACGGGAGCACCGCCCAGGAGCCGTGGGCCCGCGTCTACGGGTGCCTCTCCGCGCTGTCCCTGGACCGGTACGCCGAAGCGGAGTCCACCGCGCTGGAGGGGTTGCGTCTGGCCAGGGGGTTCGGGCAGCGGAACCTGGCGGTCGACCACTTGGTCCTGCTGGTGCTGGTGGCCGCGCTGCGCGGAGACCTCGAAACGGTGCGGGTGCGCCTGGACCGGGCTTTCGCCGAGGAGATGTCCGGCAGGGGGCTCGGACGTCCGGACGCCTTCGGCAGCTGGGGAGCGGCGTGCGCCGAACTCGCCGACGGCAGGCCGGCCGAGGCGTCCAGGCGGCTGCGGCTGATGAGATCGGGAACCGGTGGTTCCAACCCCGCCGTGGGGGTGCTCGCCGCTCCGCACTTCGTGGAGGCGGCCGTGTCCTGCGGGGAGGTCGGGAACGCGGAGCGGTTGCTGACGGCCTTCGACCGCTGGGTCACCTCCACCGGCAGCACGGCGCGGTTGGCGCTGTCCCACCGGTGCCACGCGTTGTTGGCCCGGCGTACCTCCGAGGCGGAGGAGAGGTTCCGGACCGCTGTGGAGCTGCACCGGGGCAGCGGCAACTCCCTAGAACTGGCCAAGACGGAGCTGTTGTACGCCGGCCGGCTGCGCAGGGCGCGCAGGCCCACCGACGCCAGGGGGCTGCTCGGCGAGGCCCACACCATTTTCCGCCGTTACGGGGCCGAGCGGTGGGCGGACCGGGCCCGTGCCGAGCTCAGGGCCGCCGGGCACACCCTCCCGAGGGACGACGGGGGTGCCGTGCCGGAGTTGACGGGGCAGCAGTCCCGCATCTCGGCCCTGGTGGCGGAGGGGGCGACCAACCGCGAGATAGCCGAGCGGCTCTGCATCAGCGAGCGCACCGTCGAGCACCACCTGCGCAACGTCTTCGTCAAGCTCGGGGTGCGCTCCCGGGTCGAGCTGACCAGGACGCTGGGCTCTTAG
- a CDS encoding esterase/lipase family protein, translated as MRRKIGLLLASVALAALGSPAVANAAEPNPVVFVHGYSGSSSNWSAAEARFRLSGYADSQLHSFEYDWSQSNERSAAELAGYVDDVLAETGSEKVDIVNHSMGGLVSRWYMKELGGHTNVGHWASLAGANQGTTSASTCLQNASCREMTPGSDFEEQLNSGDWTPGDSEYATWYSACDGVIIPYTNTRVVGADNNRTSCTTHIGFLSDTSTLGEVVDFLQS; from the coding sequence ATGCGCAGGAAAATCGGCTTGTTGCTCGCGAGCGTGGCCCTGGCCGCGCTCGGCTCCCCCGCCGTGGCCAACGCGGCGGAACCGAACCCCGTGGTGTTCGTGCACGGCTACTCGGGAAGCTCCTCCAACTGGTCCGCCGCCGAGGCCCGGTTCAGGCTGAGCGGGTACGCGGACTCCCAGTTGCACTCCTTCGAGTACGACTGGAGTCAGTCGAACGAGCGAAGCGCGGCCGAGCTGGCCGGATACGTCGACGACGTTCTCGCCGAGACCGGTTCGGAGAAAGTGGACATCGTCAACCACTCCATGGGCGGGCTCGTCAGCCGCTGGTACATGAAGGAGCTCGGCGGTCACACCAACGTGGGACACTGGGCCTCGCTGGCCGGAGCCAACCAGGGGACCACCTCCGCGAGCACGTGCCTGCAGAACGCCTCCTGCCGGGAGATGACGCCGGGATCGGACTTCGAGGAGCAGCTCAACTCCGGTGACTGGACTCCCGGCGACTCCGAGTACGCCACCTGGTACTCGGCCTGCGACGGGGTGATCATTCCCTACACCAACACCCGGGTGGTGGGCGCGGACAACAACCGCACCAGCTGCACCACGCACATCGGTTTCCTCAGCGACACCTCGACGCTGGGCGAGGTGGTCGACTTCCTGCAGTCCTGA
- a CDS encoding TetR/AcrR family transcriptional regulator: MGTGGLRERKKRATHQALQRAAVSLFREHGPHAVTVEDICAHADVSPRTFFNYFTSKEEVLVPWDQETITNTPERVLARPDTEEPLRTAQAVLGEAMNTAMSGSTWRDQAVILRENPELIERVVTAFRAMESSLVEGLARKRNVSCEDPYVRLVGATAITALRVSVQAWQESESDSSLHEYLDEAFEQLHRGLRPND, from the coding sequence GTGGGCACCGGCGGACTGCGCGAGCGCAAGAAACGCGCCACGCACCAGGCGCTGCAACGAGCGGCCGTCAGCCTCTTCCGCGAGCACGGCCCGCACGCGGTCACGGTCGAGGACATCTGCGCCCACGCCGACGTCTCCCCCAGGACGTTCTTCAACTACTTCACCTCGAAGGAGGAAGTGCTCGTCCCCTGGGACCAGGAGACGATCACCAACACACCGGAGCGCGTGCTCGCCCGCCCCGACACCGAGGAACCCCTGCGCACGGCGCAGGCCGTGCTCGGCGAGGCCATGAACACGGCCATGAGCGGCTCCACCTGGCGCGACCAGGCGGTGATCCTGCGCGAGAACCCCGAACTGATCGAACGCGTGGTCACCGCGTTCCGCGCCATGGAGTCCTCCCTGGTCGAAGGCCTGGCCCGGAAGAGGAACGTCTCCTGCGAGGACCCCTACGTCCGCCTCGTGGGGGCCACCGCGATCACCGCATTGCGCGTCTCCGTGCAGGCCTGGCAGGAGTCCGAATCGGACTCGAGCCTGCACGAGTACTTGGATGAGGCGTTCGAGCAGCTGCATCGGGGACTCCGCCCGAACGATTAG